Proteins encoded in a region of the Bartonella taylorii genome:
- the rplM gene encoding 50S ribosomal protein L13, whose amino-acid sequence MATFSQKPTEVVKKWVIIDAENLVLGRLATFVANRLRGKHKATFTPHVDDGDNVIVINADKISLTGKKYTDKKYYWHTGYIGGIKERTARQILEGRFPERVIEKAVERMIPRGPLGRRQLKNLRVYAGSQHPHVAQQPEALDVGALNRKNKRIA is encoded by the coding sequence ATGGCAACTTTTTCACAAAAGCCAACTGAAGTGGTGAAAAAATGGGTTATTATTGACGCAGAAAACCTTGTTTTAGGTCGTCTTGCCACATTCGTTGCTAATCGCTTACGTGGCAAACATAAAGCTACATTTACTCCACATGTCGATGATGGTGACAATGTTATTGTGATCAATGCAGATAAAATATCTCTTACCGGTAAAAAATATACAGATAAAAAATATTATTGGCATACCGGCTATATTGGTGGAATCAAAGAACGTACAGCGCGTCAGATTCTTGAAGGACGTTTTCCTGAACGCGTTATTGAAAAGGCTGTAGAACGTATGATTCCTCGTGGACCACTTGGCCGTCGCCAATTGAAGAATCTGCGTGTTTATGCTGGAAGCCAACACCCGCATGTGGCACAACAGCCTGAAGCTCTTGACGTTGGTGCTCTAAACCGCAAAAACAAAAGGATTGCTTAA
- the recJ gene encoding single-stranded-DNA-specific exonuclease RecJ, whose translation MQRSLYFLNVKSSACGQAWLDALDIQGANNARAISQKFGLPDQLARVLSARDVDESEAVAFINPTLRTLMPDPESFNDMQCAAERIVKAILNQEKVAVFGDYDVDGACSSALVARFFRYFGMEVKIYIPDRIVEGYGPNEQAMRMLVQEGAHLIITVDCGANSPDAVKAARLAGADVVILDHHQMSEVHQEAIALVNPNRPDDFSGQGHLCAAGVVFVTLAWVHHLLRKKKFKGKLPDLLSMLDLVALATICDVVPLQGVNRAFVVKGLQVARSMHNLGIAALTKVARIGEPLNSFHLGFLLGPRINAGGRIGDQALGARLLSCNNKDEAERIAEQLNQLNQERQEMEGIQLEQAETYIASLYQESETPRSLVIAHQEWHPGIIGILASRLKERFFCPVFAIALKEDGSGVGSGRSMSGIDLGALVREAVTLNLLEKGGGHSMAAGITIQSTKIETFREWLEEKVSLMVSQLRAKKSLNIDGCLSASGANKELFEMIEKAGPFGSGNNTPVFVLPSHRLVHLSEVGKGHLRIVISNIEGKKLQGIAFRAVGTALGDFLFENIGEIIHLAGNLSLNYWNGTINPQLRVIDAAAVV comes from the coding sequence ATGCAGCGGTCTCTTTATTTTCTCAATGTCAAATCTTCTGCTTGTGGTCAGGCTTGGTTAGATGCTCTTGATATTCAAGGGGCCAATAACGCTCGTGCGATTTCTCAAAAATTTGGTCTTCCAGATCAGTTGGCGCGGGTTCTTTCAGCAAGAGATGTTGATGAATCTGAAGCTGTTGCTTTTATCAATCCAACGTTGCGCACGTTAATGCCTGATCCAGAAAGTTTTAACGATATGCAATGTGCAGCAGAGCGTATTGTTAAAGCTATTTTGAATCAAGAGAAGGTTGCAGTTTTTGGTGACTATGACGTTGATGGTGCTTGTTCATCAGCACTGGTAGCGCGCTTTTTCCGTTATTTTGGTATGGAAGTAAAAATTTATATTCCTGATCGTATCGTTGAAGGATATGGCCCAAATGAACAAGCAATGAGAATGCTCGTGCAAGAAGGTGCCCATTTAATTATTACCGTTGATTGTGGTGCAAATAGTCCAGATGCAGTAAAAGCAGCAAGGCTTGCAGGCGCTGATGTTGTAATTTTAGATCATCATCAAATGTCAGAGGTTCATCAAGAAGCTATTGCTCTTGTCAATCCTAATCGTCCTGATGATTTTTCTGGACAGGGGCATTTATGCGCTGCTGGCGTCGTCTTTGTTACATTAGCATGGGTTCATCATTTATTGCGGAAGAAAAAATTTAAAGGAAAGCTTCCTGACCTTCTAAGTATGCTCGATCTTGTTGCGTTGGCGACTATATGTGATGTCGTTCCATTACAAGGTGTTAATCGTGCTTTTGTAGTTAAAGGGCTTCAAGTTGCTCGTTCCATGCATAATCTTGGGATAGCAGCTTTAACAAAGGTTGCGCGTATAGGTGAGCCGCTTAATAGCTTTCATTTAGGTTTTTTATTAGGTCCTAGAATTAATGCAGGAGGTCGTATTGGAGATCAGGCTTTGGGAGCGCGTTTGCTCAGCTGTAATAATAAAGATGAGGCTGAGAGAATAGCAGAACAATTGAATCAGCTTAATCAAGAACGTCAAGAAATGGAGGGCATTCAATTAGAGCAAGCAGAAACTTATATTGCTTCTCTTTATCAAGAGAGTGAAACACCACGGTCACTTGTCATTGCTCATCAAGAATGGCATCCGGGAATTATTGGTATTCTCGCATCTCGCTTAAAAGAGCGTTTTTTTTGTCCTGTTTTTGCAATTGCTTTGAAAGAAGATGGAAGTGGTGTGGGATCGGGACGCTCAATGAGCGGTATAGATTTAGGGGCACTTGTTCGTGAAGCTGTCACATTAAATTTATTAGAAAAGGGAGGGGGGCATAGTATGGCAGCAGGGATCACAATCCAATCGACAAAAATTGAAACTTTTAGAGAATGGCTAGAAGAAAAAGTCTCTTTAATGGTTTCGCAGTTGCGTGCTAAAAAGTCTCTCAATATAGATGGTTGTCTTTCTGCCTCTGGTGCTAATAAAGAGCTTTTTGAGATGATCGAAAAAGCAGGTCCATTTGGTTCAGGAAATAATACACCTGTTTTTGTTCTTCCTTCTCATCGGCTCGTTCATCTAAGTGAGGTTGGAAAAGGACATCTTCGCATTGTTATTTCTAATATTGAAGGAAAAAAACTGCAAGGAATAGCTTTTCGTGCTGTAGGAACAGCGCTTGGTGATTTTCTTTTTGAAAATATTGGCGAAATAATCCATTTGGCTGGTAATCTTAGCTTGAATTATTGGAATGGAACGATTAATCCACAACTGCGTGTGATTGACGCAGCAGCGGTAGTTTAA